Proteins from a single region of Rhodospirillales bacterium:
- a CDS encoding electron transfer flavoprotein subunit alpha/FixB family protein: MTILVLAKHDNAELKPATLSAIGAAQKIGGEIHVLVAGANCASVAEAVAKAEGVSKVLKADAPELEYGLAENVAPLIVELASGYSHIIGASGTYAKNILPRVAALLDVQQISDISAVIDADTFERPVYAGNALATVKSSDAIKVITARGTDFDAVSPEGGSAAIEDIAAKGDAGLSSFVNLEVSKSDRPELTSANIVVSGGRGVGSKEDFALIEKLADKLGAAVGASRAAVDAGYVPNDYQVGQTGKVVAPALYIAVGISGAIQHLAGMKDSKVIVAINKDEDAPIFSVADYGLVADLFDAVPELSEKL, encoded by the coding sequence ATGACCATACTTGTTTTAGCTAAACACGATAATGCTGAATTGAAGCCTGCAACATTGAGCGCGATTGGGGCGGCGCAGAAGATTGGCGGAGAAATCCATGTGCTGGTGGCGGGCGCGAACTGCGCGAGCGTTGCTGAAGCAGTAGCCAAGGCCGAAGGGGTGAGTAAAGTTTTGAAGGCGGATGCGCCGGAACTGGAATACGGGCTGGCGGAAAATGTTGCGCCGCTGATTGTCGAACTGGCTTCTGGCTATTCGCACATTATTGGAGCTTCCGGAACCTATGCGAAGAACATTCTGCCGCGGGTGGCGGCCTTGCTGGATGTGCAGCAGATTTCCGATATTTCCGCAGTGATTGATGCCGATACGTTTGAACGCCCAGTTTATGCGGGCAATGCGCTTGCGACGGTGAAATCTTCAGATGCAATCAAGGTTATCACGGCACGCGGCACAGATTTCGACGCGGTTTCGCCTGAGGGCGGTAGCGCAGCGATTGAAGATATTGCGGCCAAGGGCGATGCGGGGCTGTCCTCTTTCGTCAATCTGGAAGTGAGCAAGAGCGACCGCCCTGAGCTGACATCGGCGAATATCGTCGTTTCCGGCGGGCGCGGCGTTGGTTCAAAAGAAGATTTCGCGTTGATTGAAAAACTGGCCGATAAGCTCGGCGCGGCTGTGGGCGCATCACGCGCAGCCGTGGATGCGGGATACGTGCCGAATGATTATCAGGTCGGGCAAACTGGTAAGGTTGTGGCCCCTGCCCTGTATATCGCTGTTGGCATTTCCGGGGCGATCCAGCATTTAGCCGGGATGAAGGATTCCAAAGTGATTGTAGCGATTAACAAAGACGAAGACGCGCCGATTTTTTCCGTAGCCGATTACGGGCTGGTCGCCGACCTGTTCGACGCCGTGCCGGAGTTGAGCGAGAAGTTGTAA
- a CDS encoding DUF4175 family protein — MAWLHFISRAALMIERLGMALWRLASWCMGFGALWLFEIPQGLGAVVSAITTLIFFIGLVHFIRKDIRSFRWPKRTEVQRRIEQVSGVHHRPLSTLGDRPVQAGVNALWAWEQSRKMQMLAKLRPALPRALLAARDLRALRLGLLIALICGVIVAGADGKRRILSGLWPVGGLEIFERQAPEIAFWITPPEYTTQPRIFPPETDGVLHIPQGSVAKAIATRSLLHALRMPALLVDGKAYPFESGEDGASTLEMEIPVGHKLRLRTGLWGGPVWDYEFIEDLPPSIGITEDPHALENGQVQFALTMLDDYGVKTLHMRMTLDPSVDKAPMGWAAQEERSVMSPAKTEFQMAPVYDLAAHPWAGLPVVFTFSAHDHLDQIAQTLPLRLQLPERSFSHPVARQLIEMRKYLIWNPDQPYGEVGLALEKLLYQPHTYGHDLRVFLALRVAASRLYYNEPSEMVARSVIGLLWDIALRLEDGNLSLAARDLRELQKKLEQALQNPEVSDAEIAILMERLRQAMAEYIQALAREWQKSVQREEMQPTQLPPEVLAQMINMNDLAGLMDQMEQDMLSGDRTSAQKMLSKLQRLMDMAGPSKNFTMPPDMQMMQKAIKDLQELIERQESLREQTAKQAELYEKLEGLGVDGSFEDQPPPFINTVVQHTEQEALYMTLVQLMKEAETALGEIPENFELAAQAMDSSGEQLGLSRPDLSLPFQDEAIKQLKESQQQMAQMMAQWMQQMTGLAFGGMPMQLDPLGRPYGGHDGKNGLPFGDQVKIPSEAERKWVQEILNELRRRASDRRRPQEELDYYRRLLKRF; from the coding sequence TTGGCATGGCTGCACTTTATCAGCCGTGCGGCGCTGATGATTGAAAGGCTTGGCATGGCCCTCTGGCGGCTGGCAAGCTGGTGCATGGGGTTTGGCGCGCTGTGGCTGTTTGAAATTCCGCAAGGGCTGGGCGCCGTTGTCTCTGCAATTACCACTCTAATTTTCTTCATTGGACTGGTGCATTTTATTCGCAAAGACATCAGGTCTTTTCGCTGGCCGAAACGTACGGAAGTTCAGCGGCGCATTGAGCAAGTAAGCGGCGTACACCATCGTCCTTTAAGCACATTAGGAGACCGCCCTGTACAAGCAGGCGTAAATGCGCTGTGGGCATGGGAGCAAAGCCGAAAAATGCAGATGCTTGCAAAACTGCGCCCTGCTCTCCCCCGCGCATTGCTGGCGGCGCGGGACCTGCGGGCATTGCGATTAGGCTTACTGATTGCGCTTATCTGCGGGGTTATCGTTGCAGGTGCGGACGGTAAGCGGCGGATTTTAAGCGGGCTATGGCCGGTCGGCGGGCTGGAGATATTTGAGCGCCAAGCGCCGGAAATCGCCTTTTGGATTACGCCGCCCGAATATACCACTCAACCGCGCATTTTTCCGCCGGAAACAGATGGAGTTTTGCACATTCCGCAAGGTTCTGTCGCCAAGGCGATTGCAACGCGCAGCCTGTTGCATGCCCTGCGTATGCCCGCCCTGCTGGTGGATGGAAAAGCTTACCCCTTTGAAAGTGGTGAAGATGGCGCGTCCACGCTGGAAATGGAGATTCCGGTGGGGCATAAATTACGCCTGCGCACGGGGCTGTGGGGCGGGCCGGTTTGGGATTATGAATTCATTGAAGATTTGCCACCCAGCATAGGCATTACAGAGGACCCGCACGCGCTTGAGAACGGTCAAGTCCAGTTTGCACTGACGATGCTCGATGATTATGGCGTTAAAACCCTCCATATGCGCATGACGTTGGACCCCAGCGTAGACAAAGCCCCGATGGGCTGGGCCGCGCAGGAAGAGCGCTCGGTTATGTCGCCAGCGAAAACCGAGTTTCAGATGGCGCCGGTTTATGATCTGGCCGCGCATCCATGGGCGGGACTTCCGGTCGTCTTTACCTTCAGTGCGCATGACCATCTTGATCAAATCGCGCAAACATTGCCGTTGCGGCTGCAATTACCGGAACGCAGCTTTTCACATCCGGTGGCGCGTCAGTTGATCGAGATGCGTAAATATCTGATCTGGAACCCTGACCAGCCTTATGGAGAGGTGGGGCTGGCGCTGGAGAAACTACTCTATCAACCGCACACATACGGCCATGATTTACGGGTGTTTCTGGCGCTGCGGGTAGCGGCTTCGCGTCTTTATTATAATGAACCGTCGGAAATGGTTGCACGCAGTGTGATTGGCTTGCTGTGGGACATCGCGCTGCGGCTGGAGGATGGCAATCTTAGTCTGGCGGCGCGTGATTTACGTGAGCTTCAAAAGAAACTGGAGCAAGCCCTGCAAAACCCTGAGGTCAGTGACGCTGAGATTGCAATTCTGATGGAACGGCTTCGTCAGGCGATGGCCGAATATATACAGGCTTTAGCGCGTGAGTGGCAGAAATCCGTGCAAAGAGAAGAAATGCAGCCGACACAATTGCCGCCAGAAGTCCTGGCGCAGATGATAAATATGAATGATCTGGCCGGTCTGATGGACCAGATGGAGCAGGATATGCTTTCGGGTGATCGGACGTCCGCACAAAAGATGCTTTCCAAACTTCAGAGATTGATGGATATGGCTGGCCCGTCAAAAAACTTTACAATGCCGCCGGATATGCAGATGATGCAAAAAGCTATCAAAGACTTGCAAGAGCTGATTGAACGTCAGGAATCCTTGCGCGAGCAAACGGCTAAACAAGCAGAGCTCTATGAGAAGCTTGAGGGGCTAGGTGTTGATGGCAGCTTTGAAGATCAACCGCCGCCTTTTATCAATACCGTTGTTCAACATACTGAGCAGGAAGCGCTGTATATGACGCTCGTGCAGTTGATGAAAGAGGCCGAAACGGCGCTGGGAGAAATTCCGGAAAATTTTGAATTGGCCGCACAGGCAATGGACAGTTCCGGTGAGCAACTGGGGCTTAGCCGCCCGGATCTTTCGCTTCCGTTTCAGGATGAAGCGATTAAACAACTTAAAGAGTCTCAGCAGCAAATGGCGCAAATGATGGCACAATGGATGCAGCAAATGACCGGACTGGCATTTGGTGGCATGCCGATGCAGTTGGACCCGCTTGGGAGACCCTATGGCGGGCATGATGGCAAAAACGGCTTGCCGTTTGGCGATCAGGTTAAAATTCCGAGTGAAGCGGAAAGGAAATGGGTGCAGGAGATTTTGAATGAGCTGCGCCGGCGTGCGAGTGACCGCCGCCGTCCACAGGAAGAGCTGGATTATTATCGGCGGTTATTAAAACGGTTTTAA
- a CDS encoding electron transfer flavoprotein subunit beta/FixA family protein, whose product MKILVPIKRVVDYNVKVRVKADGSGVDLANVKMSVNPFDEIAIEEAVRLKEAGKADEIVVVSIGPEKAQEQLRTAMAIGADRGILVQTDAPIDLGGVEPLAVAKMLKALVEKENPDLVIMGKQSIDDDSNQTGQMLAALLGWAQGTFASEVTLDEDSLNVTREVDGGLQTVALKMPAVVTTDLRLNEPRYAKLPDIMKAKKKPLDVTNPDELGVDITPRLEVVKVAEPPVRQGGGKVSSVDELIDKLKNEAKVI is encoded by the coding sequence ATGAAAATACTGGTCCCGATTAAACGGGTTGTTGATTACAACGTTAAGGTGCGTGTTAAGGCGGATGGCAGTGGGGTTGATCTGGCCAATGTCAAAATGTCGGTTAATCCGTTTGATGAAATTGCGATTGAAGAGGCTGTGCGACTGAAGGAAGCAGGCAAAGCTGACGAGATTGTCGTCGTATCGATCGGCCCGGAAAAAGCGCAGGAACAGCTGCGCACGGCGATGGCGATCGGTGCGGATCGCGGGATTTTGGTGCAGACCGATGCGCCGATTGATCTGGGCGGGGTGGAGCCTTTGGCGGTGGCCAAGATGCTCAAAGCTTTGGTTGAGAAAGAAAACCCGGATCTGGTGATTATGGGCAAGCAATCGATTGATGATGATTCCAACCAGACCGGACAAATGCTGGCCGCGCTGTTGGGGTGGGCGCAGGGGACTTTTGCTTCTGAGGTAACGCTTGATGAGGACTCACTTAACGTGACGCGTGAGGTTGATGGCGGTTTACAGACCGTGGCTTTGAAGATGCCTGCGGTCGTGACGACGGATTTACGATTGAATGAGCCGCGCTATGCCAAGTTGCCCGATATTATGAAGGCGAAAAAGAAGCCTTTGGATGTAACAAACCCCGATGAACTGGGCGTCGATATTACTCCACGGCTGGAGGTCGTAAAGGTGGCTGAGCCGCCCGTACGTCAAGGCGGCGGTAAGGTTTCATCGGTTGATGAATTGATCGATAAATTAAAGAATGAAGCGAAAGTGATTTAA
- the ftsE gene encoding cell division ATP-binding protein FtsE, producing MIKFEHVGLRYGVGPEVLSDINFTLEPGSFHFLTGPSGAGKTSLMTLMYLGRKPTRGLVSMFGQNINDMSRAQLGLLRQKIGVVFQEFRLLPNLSAFDNVALPMRITGHKESEVKSNVDELLEWVGLGDYKNALPLTLSGGQQQRVAIARAVIARPKLLLADEPTGNLDDDIGFRLMHLFEQLNRMGTTIVIATHSQSIMERFGHPRLVLEDGRLYMHDNANWVQKNIAGVY from the coding sequence TTGATTAAGTTTGAACATGTTGGTTTGCGTTATGGTGTGGGACCGGAAGTGTTGTCCGACATTAATTTTACGCTGGAACCGGGATCATTTCATTTTCTTACCGGGCCTTCGGGTGCGGGGAAGACCTCGTTGATGACATTGATGTATCTTGGACGTAAACCGACGCGCGGTCTTGTGAGTATGTTTGGGCAAAATATCAATGATATGAGCCGAGCGCAGCTTGGTTTACTTCGCCAGAAAATCGGCGTGGTGTTTCAGGAATTCCGCCTGCTACCCAATCTCTCAGCTTTTGATAATGTCGCCTTGCCGATGCGCATTACCGGTCATAAAGAAAGCGAAGTGAAAAGTAATGTCGATGAGCTTTTGGAATGGGTTGGTCTGGGTGATTATAAAAACGCCCTGCCCCTGACGCTTTCGGGCGGACAGCAACAACGTGTGGCGATTGCGAGAGCGGTGATTGCGCGGCCCAAGCTTTTGCTGGCGGATGAGCCGACCGGAAACCTTGATGATGATATTGGTTTTCGGTTGATGCATTTGTTTGAACAGCTCAACCGGATGGGCACGACGATTGTGATTGCAACCCACAGCCAGAGCATTATGGAACGTTTTGGCCATCCGCGCCTCGTGCTGGAGGATGGACGGCTTTATATGCATGATAATGCGAATTGGGTGCAGAAAAATATTGCGGGGGTCTATTGA
- a CDS encoding zinc-ribbon domain-containing protein, with product MILTCPNCASRFLLSAQVLAPDGRRVRCSSCGEDWFEMPDPDELIENLEAKIEGIPESVKPIPEGSSVPALANMPEEREETRSAIMAGYVGALLVFVVILAALLVMKQTLVKTWPPGAALYEFMGIEVKSPGEGLVFDRVKAKVTPTGRIIIEGSIINLINEDQILPAIKVSVRDQAGQEIKQLTIQPPFEQMKAESTLPFKTSYKDGLNGADHIQLRFVLGDPLQEKTVELKGFEEEHAAEIEGSHEEGKHGEHTSEHTLPEHTPQEHNPAPESHH from the coding sequence ATGATTCTGACTTGTCCCAATTGTGCTTCACGCTTTTTGCTTTCCGCCCAGGTCTTGGCGCCGGACGGTCGGCGCGTGAGATGCTCATCCTGCGGCGAGGATTGGTTCGAAATGCCCGATCCTGACGAGCTGATCGAAAATCTGGAAGCTAAGATTGAGGGAATCCCGGAAAGCGTTAAACCGATTCCCGAAGGCTCTTCTGTACCCGCGCTTGCCAATATGCCTGAAGAGCGCGAAGAAACGCGCTCAGCTATTATGGCGGGCTATGTTGGTGCACTGCTGGTGTTCGTGGTTATTCTCGCCGCGCTGCTGGTGATGAAACAGACGCTTGTAAAAACGTGGCCGCCCGGCGCGGCCCTTTATGAATTTATGGGAATAGAGGTCAAATCGCCAGGAGAAGGGCTGGTCTTTGATCGTGTAAAAGCCAAAGTGACACCGACCGGGCGCATTATCATTGAAGGCAGTATCATCAATTTAATCAATGAAGATCAGATCCTCCCAGCAATCAAAGTATCCGTGCGTGACCAGGCTGGACAGGAAATAAAACAGCTCACAATCCAGCCGCCTTTTGAACAAATGAAGGCGGAAAGCACGCTACCGTTCAAAACCAGCTATAAAGACGGATTAAACGGCGCCGATCATATCCAGCTTCGCTTCGTTCTGGGAGACCCTTTGCAAGAAAAAACTGTTGAACTTAAAGGGTTCGAAGAAGAGCATGCCGCAGAAATCGAAGGAAGTCATGAAGAAGGAAAACATGGTGAGCATACTTCAGAGCACACGCTGCCAGAACATACACCGCAGGAACACAACCCAGCTCCAGAATCTCACCACTAA
- a CDS encoding permease: protein MKIFSLLLPTFSRNRKLGVGERKGGYDLPLHKSAGSHFLVLLVGLMSFLAMMALSATMVLGGVTRHWSSGLKNKVTIEIPAQKPGGVLRSAVEIKELGLSVEALLTANPNIKALHILEKNDIHGLVSPWLGDDVVLDELPLPGLVSAELHVRNKDKLESIEKALAEIAGDIRLDTHESWLEDILRLAGTLKLSALIVTLIIGATTIVAIAGAIRSRMAEHKADIELLHLMGASDLYITKQLQRHAVVLTLKGALIGVLSGLMILLMLSAFGGSGEGATIPSMHLSTSQIIILLLLPGLIALIASQTARVTVLRVLGQMP from the coding sequence ATGAAGATTTTTTCGTTGTTGCTGCCGACTTTCTCCCGCAATCGCAAGCTTGGCGTAGGTGAACGCAAGGGTGGGTATGACTTGCCTCTGCATAAAAGCGCGGGGTCGCATTTTCTGGTGCTTCTGGTAGGTCTCATGAGCTTTTTGGCGATGATGGCTCTGAGCGCGACAATGGTGCTGGGCGGCGTCACGCGGCACTGGTCTTCGGGATTGAAAAACAAGGTTACAATTGAAATCCCGGCGCAAAAGCCAGGCGGTGTCTTACGTAGTGCAGTAGAAATAAAGGAGTTGGGGCTTTCCGTTGAAGCTCTTTTGACAGCCAATCCAAATATCAAGGCACTTCATATTCTGGAGAAAAACGATATTCACGGTTTAGTGTCGCCCTGGTTGGGCGATGATGTGGTACTGGACGAGTTGCCGCTGCCAGGCTTGGTGTCGGCGGAGCTGCATGTGCGCAATAAAGATAAGCTGGAAAGCATTGAAAAAGCACTGGCGGAAATCGCTGGCGATATTCGGCTGGATACGCATGAAAGCTGGCTGGAGGATATTTTACGCCTGGCCGGAACATTGAAACTTTCGGCGTTAATTGTAACGCTGATTATTGGCGCGACGACGATTGTGGCGATTGCTGGAGCAATTCGTTCGCGCATGGCCGAGCATAAAGCCGATATTGAATTGTTGCATTTGATGGGGGCGAGCGATCTGTATATCACCAAGCAACTCCAGCGCCATGCGGTGGTCTTAACACTGAAAGGAGCTTTGATCGGTGTGCTCAGCGGATTAATGATTTTGCTTATGCTTTCAGCTTTTGGAGGTTCTGGCGAAGGGGCAACTATTCCTAGTATGCACCTAAGCACTTCACAAATCATAATTTTGCTGCTCTTGCCAGGGCTGATTGCTCTTATCGCATCACAAACAGCGCGTGTTACAGTCTTGCGTGTGTTGGGGCAGATGCCGTAA
- the ubiG gene encoding bifunctional 2-polyprenyl-6-hydroxyphenol methylase/3-demethylubiquinol 3-O-methyltransferase UbiG, translating to MSSIDTQEIENFSKDAEQWWDENGPFKPLHRLNPVRMRYIKSQICRHYGRDVESLRPFEGLSFLDVGCGGGLVCEPLARMGGTVSGADADAVAIETAKRHAQTSGLKIAYLNKPAEAIEQKFDVVMALEIIEHVTSPETFVQNVANLVKPGGIVIFSTLNRNPKSFLMGIVTAEYLLRWVPRETHSWKKFLRPSELVKMVEKAGLEACNLTGLVFNPFKNEFELSESDLDVNYLMSTQKAV from the coding sequence ATGTCCAGTATAGATACGCAAGAAATTGAAAATTTTTCTAAAGATGCGGAACAATGGTGGGATGAAAACGGCCCTTTTAAGCCATTGCACCGCCTCAATCCTGTGCGCATGCGTTATATTAAGTCGCAGATTTGCCGTCATTACGGGCGCGATGTGGAAAGCTTGAGGCCTTTTGAGGGGTTAAGCTTTCTTGATGTCGGGTGCGGCGGCGGACTTGTCTGTGAGCCTCTGGCACGAATGGGGGGAACGGTTAGCGGGGCGGATGCGGATGCAGTGGCTATTGAAACCGCCAAGAGACATGCACAGACCAGCGGTTTAAAAATCGCTTATCTCAATAAACCGGCTGAGGCTATTGAGCAGAAATTCGATGTTGTCATGGCGCTGGAAATTATTGAACATGTGACGTCTCCTGAAACCTTCGTGCAAAATGTTGCGAATCTTGTAAAACCCGGCGGGATAGTGATTTTTTCGACTCTGAACCGCAATCCGAAATCGTTTCTGATGGGGATTGTGACGGCAGAATATCTTTTGCGTTGGGTTCCGCGTGAGACGCATAGCTGGAAAAAATTTTTGAGACCATCCGAACTTGTTAAAATGGTAGAGAAAGCGGGCCTGGAAGCCTGCAATCTTACCGGCCTTGTCTTTAACCCGTTTAAAAATGAATTTGAGCTATCGGAAAGTGATTTGGACGTTAACTATCTTATGAGTACTCAAAAGGCGGTTTAA
- the lysA gene encoding diaminopimelate decarboxylase: MSGFHEQNGVLCLDSVPLSDIAKKYGTPAYVYSARVIRDQYDALAGALQKTLPANRQPLLCYACKANSNLGILKLLQSLGSSIEVVSGGELKRALKAGFAPEKIVMEGVGKTEEEILAGLRARVHQFNIESFGELDLINRLAGQEKQLADVVFRLNPDVGGAAYKKISTGSKGDKFGLAPERVLEGFARAQSMEHVRALGIFTHIGSQITETGSFEALFKKIADFVGLLRSKEYEVSRLDIGGGFPIQYQDEDLLDLDSYANAVREHILPLDTEIIMEPGRYLVGNAGVLLTKVLYEKESYGEDFLVVDGAMNDLMRPALYGAWHGIEPVANRDAALHPYNIVGPVCESSDVFAKQRNLPEMKPGDLAVIRTAGAYGVCMASNYNTRPLPPEILVDGDKIALIRARQSYEDLLGADIIPDWLV; the protein is encoded by the coding sequence ATGAGTGGTTTTCACGAACAAAACGGCGTACTTTGCCTCGATTCAGTACCTTTGAGTGATATTGCAAAGAAATACGGCACACCGGCGTATGTCTATTCGGCTCGTGTTATTCGTGATCAGTATGATGCATTAGCCGGAGCGCTACAAAAAACTTTACCAGCGAATCGTCAGCCTTTACTGTGTTATGCTTGTAAAGCGAATAGCAATTTAGGCATTTTGAAGCTGCTGCAATCTTTAGGCTCCAGCATTGAAGTTGTTTCTGGTGGAGAATTGAAGCGCGCCCTGAAAGCCGGATTTGCGCCGGAAAAAATTGTAATGGAAGGCGTTGGCAAAACCGAAGAGGAAATTCTGGCGGGGCTGCGCGCACGGGTGCATCAATTTAACATCGAATCCTTTGGCGAGTTGGATCTGATCAACCGTTTAGCCGGGCAGGAAAAGCAACTCGCCGATGTGGTGTTTCGTCTGAATCCGGATGTGGGCGGGGCAGCTTATAAGAAAATCAGCACAGGCAGTAAGGGCGATAAATTCGGTCTGGCGCCTGAGCGGGTCTTGGAGGGATTCGCGCGCGCTCAGAGCATGGAACATGTGCGGGCGCTGGGTATTTTTACGCATATCGGCTCGCAAATCACTGAGACTGGCAGTTTTGAGGCTCTGTTCAAAAAGATTGCTGATTTTGTCGGTCTTTTGCGCAGCAAAGAGTACGAAGTTTCGCGGCTGGATATTGGCGGAGGATTCCCGATTCAATATCAGGATGAAGATTTGCTCGATCTTGATTCCTACGCCAATGCCGTGCGCGAGCATATCCTGCCGCTGGATACGGAAATCATTATGGAACCGGGGCGCTATCTGGTGGGCAATGCCGGCGTGCTCCTCACCAAAGTGCTGTATGAAAAAGAATCATATGGGGAGGATTTTCTGGTTGTGGACGGCGCGATGAATGATTTAATGCGCCCTGCCCTTTACGGCGCGTGGCATGGGATTGAGCCCGTAGCAAACCGGGATGCCGCGCTGCACCCCTACAATATCGTCGGACCGGTCTGTGAAAGCAGTGATGTATTTGCCAAGCAACGAAACCTGCCGGAAATGAAGCCCGGAGACCTGGCCGTTATTCGTACAGCCGGGGCGTATGGGGTTTGTATGGCCTCAAATTATAATACGCGCCCCTTGCCGCCAGAAATTCTGGTTGACGGGGACAAGATTGCACTTATTCGCGCGCGGCAAAGCTATGAAGACCTGCTTGGTGCAGATATAATTCCTGATTGGCTGGTTTAG
- a CDS encoding twin transmembrane helix small protein has protein sequence MNGLLATSIVFAMLCVLAVLAIGLFAMIKGGEFNKKYGNRLMQARVVLQGVALSLLALAYYASQSS, from the coding sequence ATGAACGGACTTCTTGCGACATCAATTGTTTTTGCCATGCTTTGCGTTCTGGCGGTGCTGGCGATTGGATTATTCGCCATGATCAAGGGCGGAGAATTTAATAAAAAATACGGCAATCGTTTGATGCAGGCGCGGGTCGTTCTGCAAGGGGTTGCCTTGAGCCTGCTGGCGCTGGCATACTATGCTTCTCAGAGTTCTTAA
- a CDS encoding pentapeptide repeat-containing protein, giving the protein MQEQNAQSPTLESISQDQLDALVKLHNRFLDGRLGGRRALLKNTDLTGLSLRAQDLRQASFMGCIMVGMDLSRANFQEASLYACDLSNSNLNDTRFVRADLRGARIENATLQGADLEKADLRVGGLSDGQSYDSGQAVNFRGANLSGAKLAGSIASKANFSDAIMTGANMSKADLRGAQMEGADLSGADIDGAQLSGANFKSAILTGVEVKKIRETLDIDLSDAITDENIGASVADLDEPLAKLIEDHRGWVETAGAKGRQLDLSDMDMRSLRTLKMERMTAIRAIGTKFLGMNLYKIELQSAVCDGADFRNCDMEEADLRGSSFAGANFSHTKMKGVDGSPLMFGAEGVSKRFSPCNFENAKLRYVDLSGAQLKSAVFKGADLSYADLSGADLRESDFTDANVTGTNFDGAQTEGANIPKADKPVFQMKRD; this is encoded by the coding sequence ATGCAGGAACAGAACGCGCAATCGCCTACGCTGGAGAGCATCTCCCAAGATCAGCTTGATGCGTTGGTCAAACTCCACAACCGCTTTTTGGATGGGCGTTTGGGCGGTCGCCGTGCACTTTTAAAAAATACGGATTTAACGGGCTTGTCTTTGCGGGCGCAGGATCTCCGTCAGGCCAGCTTTATGGGTTGCATTATGGTCGGCATGGACTTATCACGTGCCAATTTCCAGGAAGCCTCTCTTTATGCTTGCGATCTCAGCAATTCGAATCTGAACGACACGCGCTTTGTCCGTGCTGATTTGCGCGGTGCGCGAATCGAAAACGCAACACTGCAGGGCGCCGACCTTGAAAAGGCGGATTTGCGCGTAGGTGGTCTGTCCGATGGTCAAAGTTATGACAGCGGCCAGGCAGTAAATTTCCGTGGCGCAAATCTAAGTGGAGCAAAACTCGCTGGTTCCATCGCTTCAAAAGCCAATTTTTCCGATGCGATTATGACCGGTGCAAACATGTCTAAAGCTGATTTGCGTGGCGCTCAGATGGAAGGCGCCGATCTGAGCGGGGCAGATATTGATGGGGCACAACTCAGCGGGGCAAATTTCAAATCTGCAATTCTCACAGGCGTAGAAGTCAAAAAAATTCGTGAGACCTTGGATATAGACCTTTCTGATGCAATTACGGATGAAAATATCGGTGCATCGGTCGCCGATCTCGATGAGCCGTTAGCCAAGCTGATTGAAGATCATCGCGGCTGGGTGGAAACCGCAGGGGCGAAGGGGCGGCAGCTTGATCTTAGTGATATGGATATGCGCAGCTTAAGAACACTCAAGATGGAAAGAATGACCGCGATTCGCGCCATCGGTACGAAGTTTTTAGGGATGAATCTCTACAAGATCGAACTGCAAAGCGCGGTTTGTGACGGGGCGGATTTCCGCAACTGCGATATGGAGGAGGCAGATCTACGCGGCTCCAGCTTCGCAGGTGCAAATTTTTCCCATACAAAAATGAAAGGTGTAGACGGCAGCCCACTGATGTTTGGTGCCGAAGGGGTGAGCAAACGCTTTAGCCCCTGTAATTTTGAAAATGCCAAATTACGCTATGTGGACTTAAGCGGCGCACAGCTCAAAAGCGCCGTGTTCAAAGGCGCCGATCTATCCTACGCAGACCTTTCCGGCGCGGATTTACGCGAGAGTGACTTCACGGATGCCAACGTCACAGGCACAAATTTTGATGGTGCGCAGACCGAAGGCGCCAACATCCCGAAAGCCGATAAGCCCGTGTTTCAGATGAAACGGGACTGA